In Siniperca chuatsi isolate FFG_IHB_CAS linkage group LG24, ASM2008510v1, whole genome shotgun sequence, the DNA window ACCCGGGAGCAGCTCGAAAACACACCGTCTCGACGCTGCGGAATAGAGGCCGACAAGGAGCTTTCTTACCGGCAGCAGGCCGCCAACTTAATCCAAGATATAGGCCAGAGACTCAACGTGTATCCTTTCTGAAACGCAAAGGCTAATTGGCCGACAGACATGTTAGCTTGAGTTAGCGTTAGCTTACAGAAGGGCCGGAATAGCAAGGCTTGTTACGTTTCATATTGGAACTCTCGAAACACAGTTAAAATCTTTCGTTATCACGTATAGAGCTCTCTCTGACGAGATATGCTATTTAACTCAGCTTACATGCATGTTTATATTTAGCTACATGAAAGTGTTGAGGCCTGCTTGCTAGCTTAGctattgttttgtctctttagACTGCAGATTCTATTGTTAGCTTTGTGTCTAATGATATCAGTGATAAGTGATTACTGATGCTGTTTGGACTTGCAATTTTTAAACCTAATACTACGTTACAAAAGGACTAACTTACTACACCGATGGACAAGTAGAAGCTAATGACTTGATGCTTGGTTTTAACTTACGGGGTACACGTTCTGCTAGCTGTCCTCTCAACGCTAGCTGGATGCTAATGTGCCATGGTTTCTACACTGCAGCTGTTAAAgtcaatttgtttgtttattttatattatccATGTATTATGCCTTAACTGTATATCCAGCTCTCAACTAATTATCAACACGGCTATAGTATATATGCACAGGTTTTATATGATTCACTCCTTCACAAAATTCCATAGAAATGTAAGTACCATTGCAGTGTTGGCTGATACCATAATTACTGGTGGTACCGACCATGAAAACTGAATGTATTTTTCTCTATAGATCATTTCCCAGACTACGCTGTTCCTGGCAGCTAAAGTTGAGGAGCAGCCCAGGAAGCTGGAGCATGTCATTAAAATAGCCCATGCCTGTGTTAACCCACAAGAGCCTGCCATAGACACTAAGAGCAACGTAAGTAAACTGTGACTAAGGAGTAGACTTTGGGTTTCATGAAATGACTGCTTCCATATCAACGTAGACATGACGTGTGATATTCTTCTCTATATGGACACCACTTTGTTAAAAGTTATGAGTGACTTTACAATGTGGCCAAACTACACGTTTTATagaacatacattttttatgaattATAATGACACTGTCAGTTTTGCATGATACCTTGACTTTTCGCTATCTGTTTTGCTTATTTGCCCTACTGTTTACGCAGTTGTTGGTAACTCCTTAAACTGCCTAATGTGGCGCTGTGACGCTTTGGAGAGAAGACATCTTGAACTGCATTAGAGTAAAATAATCAACTGTtaaagtaattgttagttgcagccttataCTGCAGCTTTCCTGTGGCATTTTGTTTGTGAACTAGCCTCTGCTACAGTTATAGAGATATAAAGTCTACCTGATGATGTTGCAGTTAAGATTTGGGTATAGACCATTGTCAAATGTAAGTCTAATACAGAATCTGCTTATTGTAATCATGTGCTTTGTCTGTCTTATTAACTATGTTGACATCATTTGTTGTGGGGAGAAAGGACAAATATAATTTGGTCAACTTAtattcaaagtgtttttgttttttttttgttacagctTGCATTCGCCCTTGGTTGATAGGACTGTGCCACAAATCTGTATCCTCAGTGGGGTGgcaaaatgtcatattttagtAACATTGTGATTTGAATCTCGATAGTAAACTTATCGCAACAGGCTGCAATGTTACAGTTGTGGCGTTTCATACAGTTAGTAGCCTCTGCTTTTCCTTTGCCTTCTTTGTACAAGCTGTGATGTAAAGGCTATTCCTTTCTTGCAGGTGTATAAAGTGATCCTCTTCCATCAAAGCACAGAAACAATGTACAAGTTTaaactctttcttttttttatcaaccTGAGTTAATTCAGACTTGAGTGATGTTGTAtaagtgacacatttttcaccatttatttGAAGTCCTTGCATTGAAAGGCTGCATTATGCCCATACAGTTAAGCTTTTAAATCAGAATGCTAAAAGTacttttcaaatcaaatgaTGGTTCTCCACTACCCTTTACAGGTTTGTCTGCTggtaatgcttttattttgtaggaaTGCTGATTAGAAGTTGAATTGTCAGTATATAGTTGTTGGGAAGCAGGTTTAAAATTGTTTATTGATTGATCTTTTTTTAGGCATTCCAGCAGCAGGCACAAGAGCTTGTAGCACTGGAAACAGTAGTGCTGCAAACGCTGGGTGAGTGCTATTTAAGCCTCTctactgcacatactgtatttagttTTGCTCTGTGAGTTGAATTGCTTTACTGGCTTCTACAGTCAACCTTTTTAGCAGCATTATTCCCGTGGATGGAATAAGTGCaaacaataaaattacacaGGTACCACCACATGGGCATGTTGGCATTGTATATAGGAAGTTATATTAAGTtacaaatatttagttttgtttgttccttttttaacaaatgtaaacTACAATATCACACTGAGTTCTGCTGCTGACATTGTGCTTGCACCAGTGCTTGATCTTTATTCAACATCTTGATTGCAGGTTTTGAAATAACAGTTGATCATCCACATACAGATGTTGTGAGGTGTTCCCAGCTAGTGCGAGGTATAACCTTCTTTCTCAGCTTTTCTCACTAACTCAATTTTGTGCCATAATTTCCCACATTTTCTTAGTGCGGGTCCCATTTTTGAAccacactttttttatttatatatatatatatatatatatatatatatatacatacatacacacacagctatatGCATTGTACTGCataatttaaaattacattaatacCAGTTTTAAAATGCTGTCTCAAAGTATCAACTCAGTTCTTAAATgaactttcttcttcttttacagCAAGCAAGGATTTGGCACAGACTTCCTATTTCATGGCTACCAACAGGTTATTATCCTGTTCCCATTATTGCACTGTAATGGCACACTATAGCTTCCTGTCCTGCAGGGCCCCCCTTCCTGTGTCCAACGCCCTGTTTGTGCCTGGATCCTGGGAACCCCCAGTGTGGGGAAGTACCGGCCAGGCCGCTGTGCGGTGTATTGTACAAGGGCACTGTGTTGGCACATAGGGGTTGAATGCACAATGTGGAGTGTAGTGGTGCTGTTTACCTCTCAAGGTTGTTTGGTACGGAGTGCATATGtctaaaagaaaaactcaaatGGTAGCCTGAATATAGATTGCCACTAAAGATTCTTAAACTTATAGAGTGCTTTGGTAAGTATAGTTTATagttcttttttaatttttaattttttgcacattttcaccCCAAAAGAGCTAACAATGAAACGCCAAACTACACTGCAAACTGCTTGTTCTGTGtggaactgtagtttttatgaACATCTAAGAAATATAACATAGTTGTATAATGCATGTGTAccttagggtcattgtctttttaaatggGAAATATTGTGGCAGATATGTATCGAAGATTTGCTACGCAACGATTTTGACTTTATGACTGAACTCCTGATTTTGCTATTATTGTGATGTTGTGTATTTCAGTAACTGACTTTTGAGGTGTGtattttacttgttttgcaGAGACTGCTAGTTTGATATGGAGATTGATGTTCCCAGCAGATGATGGTAGACAGATATTtacagtgatttatttttttatttgagtttatgCACAAAGAATGAAGTCTATATAAAAGTGTAGTGAATGTAATAACTAAATTGATGATAATTAAGTTATTAAAAGACACTGTTTtggcaaaaaacaaagatttgatAGGTTTATATTGTTACGGTGTATTTTCAAGACTGGGTGCTACAGCAGTACCTTCATTTTCCCCACCTGTAaggacaaatacagtatgttgacgACTGTAGCTGGAGCGGAGGGTGACAATACAAGGGAAGACAGAACGTACAATGCTGCACAATATATCAAAGATGTGGCACTATTACAGACATTATAAAATGATTTGAGGATATGTCACACAGCTGAATCAAGTTATTTAAGTCATGTCAGTTATGGGATAAGCTATGTattcattttgtcatcatattTTTCCATAGGCCTATATATAATAAGGTAACTTAGGGAGCTATATTTACCTATACACATAAAGCCTACACATAAAGCTATTTTCTGCATTTCGAATTATAACACTAACACCTGAAAATGCAACTGACATAAAACTACAACACGTCATTATAATTTCTGTTTTGCGGCTGAGGTTTGTAAAACAGTGATTCTACTTGCTGTTAGGAAGCTTCAGAAATAACTCTGTCCTACTCTGAGGTAGCAGTGTTTTCAGTCCGACTTTCAGTGTGATTCCTAGTGATTCTGAGACGCTtgataaatatgtttatttattattattattatatattaagcCCAGGCTGACTTTGATCGCTGTGTTGCTCTACCCATGTTTTAGTTTCGATACATAAGAGCCAGTTTGCAGTGTAGTTTGGGATTCAGGGTGCAGAGAATATTAACCGTAGAAAACGCAAAGCCTGATCATTTGTCTCGGCTACCAACATCAGTGTTTCTCAGTCTTAAACTTCCCATGTTTGATGTTGTGAAGTTTCATTGATGACACACTTGTGCTGTCATCACTCATTTTACACTAATACAAGTAGCATGtagatttgatttaatttgattgtTTATGAGTAGAGATTTCCTGAAATTATTCTTATTGTTTCAGAGATTgagaaacactgttttttttttttttaaatgttttataatttcCCCattacattaaaatcaaaacacaattgAAAATATGGCCGAATACAGATCCAATATATctacatttatatattatcatataaGGCTATGTATGTCTCATTCAAACATTTAGGAACATGCCCTAAAAAACATAGGTATTCTTAGATGTTCCAGTTCTATAAGGTaaggctgtgtgtatgtgatgtgaAAATAATGAGTTTGATTGTTAGTAATGTTTTAAACTTTTGCTATTAATTTGATAGTACGTTAATGTTGCCTTGATATAAACTGtctaaaatgtatattaaatatgtatattaGTATAAAAGCCCCTCAGCTGATGTTTGtatctttctcttttgtttcttgTCTCCTTTCTGCAGTTTGCACCTCACCACCTTCTGCCTGCAGTACAGGCCCACAGTCGTCGCGTGTGTCTGCATCCACCTGGCCTGTAAGTGGTCCAACTGGGAGATCCCCGTGTCTACAGATGGCAAACACTGGTGGGAGTACGTGGACCGCACCGTAACATTACAGCTATTGGATGGTAAGAGCTTCTGTCACTGGTTCACCCTTCTCTTGGACTTCAAATATaattctcattttcattcatggATTACTATATAtcataaaaatgttgtttacagTCATAAAAAAGCTTGATGCGCTTTGAGGATGGGGAGGCTAGGGCTGTTTTTTACTTTGCCAGTAACTCAAAAGTTATTTTCCCCACACCACACCAATCCTGAACTTGAAGGAGTCTACAAATGAAATGTcgcagtttttaaatttgtctcGCTGCTAATGAAGTTAAGTGCCACTCCCTTCACTGGATCTTAATGGGACTGAATTTGGACTCTCAGTGCTTCAGATCAGTATTAAAGACGGATTACATTAGAGTAAATGGAGCAGAGGGCTTTTCATGTACTTAAGCTTCGGGCCGAAGGCTGCCTCCTTCCAGCCATGAGGGGAGCCGAAAAGCTAACTGTGAATTGGCAACAAagatgtagagctgaaacgatgaATCgattgtttctgtcattttccaAGCAAGAATACCTACCTACTGCCTTTTTGTCTGTGATcgtaaactgaaaatctttgggGTTTGGGCTGTTGGCCTAACAAAACAAGACTTATAAAGGTGTCAGGTTGGGATTAAGgaaatatattgtgtgtgtgtgtataaacttcgtccttcatcctcatccttcgagctcgggagcttgagggttctgcgcagtatctttccTGTTcatagtactgcacttttctggaccgagatgtctggtgttcttccagggatctgctgtagccactcctccagtttgggggtcactgccccgagtgctccgatgaccacgggcaccactgttgccttcaccttccaggccttctccagctcttctctgagcccttggtacttctctagtttctcacgttcctttctcctgatgttgccatcacttggtattgccattaccattctgtcagtctggatctggaagtcccacaggatcttggctcggtcattctctaccaccttggGAGGTGTTTCTcgctttgaccttggggtttccagtccatactcagtgcagatgttcctgtacactatgccagctacttggttatggcgctccatgtatgcttttcctgccagcatcttacaccctgcagttatgtgctggattgtctcaggggcctctttgcacagcctacatcttgggtcttgtctggtgtggtagatctgggcctctatcgctctggtgctcagggcctgctcctgtgcagccatgatgagtgcctctgtgctgtccttcaatccagcccgctctagccattggtaggatttcttgatatcagccacttcagttatgttccggtggtacatcccatgtaggggtttgtcctctcatgatggtccttcctccagcacgtcttcctctgttccccattgcctgagacattcactgagcacgtcatctgttggggccttatctttgacgtacttgtggatcttggatgtttcatcctggatagtggctctcacactcactcacggctgccttccttacggctagcgtacagtctcagggtgctggatttgggatggaaccctccacgcatggtgaggagctttcgtgtctcaacgtctgtggtctgtatctcttcctttggccaccttattattcccgcagtgtatctgatcactggcagggcgtagctgtttattgcctgggacttgttcttgccattgagttGACTTcctaggacttgccttacttgttggaggtatttggcagttgctgttagttgtttttatagaccaaacaattaattgtgGAAAATAAACGGCAGATGAATTTGAattgctaatgaaaataatggtcGGTTGTAGGTTAGTTTAATTGAACAACATTTGACATGTTgttcaattaaatttgatttatatagtgccaattcataacagaagttatcgcattgcacttttcctatagagcaggtctagaccgtattctttatattatttacaataacaatattaTTTGTCAGATCCTGATTGAACCTTTCAGGACAGAGAAGACGTCAACAGTTGTTTAAATTTTTAGGTAGTAGAACAGGTGGCTTTATTATGCAGGTAGGAAGACAAAGCAGCTGTCCCTGGTGTCCCCTACTGACATTGCCTTATCATATGTAATCAGTGTATTGCAGTTTCAGCCATGATCCTAAGCTGTCAGCAACTAGTATAATGAGCCTACAGTATGGAGAGGCGATCACTAAcgttgttttcactgttttcagagCTCACGCATGAGTTCCTTCAGATCCTGGAGAAGACGCCCAGCAGGCTGAAGAGGATACGAAACTGGAGGGTATGTCATAAATACCTGTCAGACAACCATAGGAGGGCAGTAAGGGACACATAGCATGACTGGTATACGTTAGGACAAATTAAGTGTCAGAATCTAATGTTgagttctgtgttgttttgtaggCCATTCAAGCAGCCAAGAAGCCAAAGACAGAGGGCTCATCAGTGGATAGTGCCTTCCAGGGGACGTCCTTAGACGGCCTTCCTGGTGTCACCAACTCCTTCTTCCCCTCCACCTCTGCATCAGACTCAGACATGCCCTCCCTTAACAACATCGCAGCCCCCTTCTCCTCCTACCAGCCACTGGACGACCATTCAAAGACCTGCGGCTACGACCAGTTCTCCGAGCCTCTTCTTTCAGACTTCACACTGGTGAAACACGAACACAAAGCCGCAGGCGGGTCTAGTAGTAAACACCAGCAGCTCGGTACAAACGCCACAGCTTTTTCACGGCCACAGAAAGTCTTGACTCTGGAAAAGTACAGAGAGAAACATGCGGCGGAGCTGGCCTCGCAGAACGGTATAAAGGAGGATTCGAGCACAGACATGTACGCACCTGCTCCAGCTGTCTCGCACCACCACAAGAAACGCTCTCAGCCGCAGCAGGCCGGCCAGTCAGGTGACAGCAGGAGAGATAAGCCCAGCTCTAAAAAGGCTCGGCTGCCTCCTTCTTTCGCCGAGAACGGCTCCGCCACTAGCGAGGAGCTCAAGATGAGAATCAAAGTTTCATCAGAGCGTCACGGCTCAGAGCAGGGCGGGACTCTGCCTGGAAAAGACAAGCACAAAGAACACAGCAGCCACCGTCACTCGAAACACGGCCACTCGCACGCTTATTCCCTCAGCGGAAACAGCAGAGGGACAATAGACAACCCCTCCTTGTCCCTACGAGCTCCCAGCAGCCACGACGTGAGCTCCTCCGGCTCATCTCGTAAGAGGCCTCACTCTGATGCCGGaaaccacaaccaccaccactcGTCCAAGAGCAGGAGCTCCAAAGGAGGCCTCAGCTCGTCCCACTACTCGTCAGAGAGCCAGAGGCTGATGGAGCACCATGGCCACGATGGAACCAACGGCATGCTGACTTCCAACGGCCAACACACTGACTACAAAGACACTTTTGACATGCTAGACTCTTTACTAAGTGCCCAAGGAATGAACTTGTAACCCTCGAAGAGTCCACAGTGTTGTCTAGAAGAAGGTATTACCATGTttaatagaatttttaaaaatgattttatttgtcttaAGTTATCAGAATTCTGCATCGCCCTCAGTCGTGTCTACACACTGATTATTGATGATTCTCGTTTAgctgtcaaaaatgtaaaattatatgCATAGAGCTGTGTACTACTAGCTTGCAacgaaaaaaaaacaccatgaaGTTTTAAGAATGCAGCTggaaaaatgattttaaacGTTCTTTTTAACGCAAGCTGACATGAttttaatgtgcatgttttcagtCACAAAAGGGAAGACATAGCTAGTGTTCGCAGCCATCGTGACAGTTTtacagacagtttttttttttgtatgttaagACATTTTGTTCCACTGAAAATCTCAGGTCTTGAACTTTTTTGATATAAGAACGAATCTTCCTCTGTTTGGGTTTATTACCTGTATCTGTGGAGATGTATCACCTCGTCCATTTGCTGACGAAGAGGGCAGAACTTTGGTATCTGTCTTAGGAAACATGGTCTGCTTATTTTTCAAAGAGTGCATCAATAGTTccagaaaacaatacaaatgtgAGGCCGACTCCATTTGCTGTCTATTGGGACTTCCAAGGCCGCACCTGAACTTAATGTGCAGACTCATTATAGATCTACAAATGAAGTTTACGTTACATCTGCTGTGAAAGTGCATTTAAGATATATCGGCTAAAATTGCAAAACGGCCTTGTgattgtacctcgtcaatcgcTATTCAGTATGATAAATGTTATTAACTATCAGAAAATACAGATCTCTAAAATAAGATTGTGTATATAGGACTGTAGTTCAGATTTAAAACTGTATTGCATCAGTCCAAACCTTCCTTCATTCAGTGTATCATGAGATCTAAAGCAGACTGTATTGATGAACATATCCTTGATTTGTGTATTGGGAGCCCAAATAAAGGTGTAAAAGAGATTTTTATACATCACAGCAATTTTTCTGTTCTTAAGTAACTGACATGAAACCAGAAACATGGATTTACCTTTTTGAGTTTATGATTACATTTGTTGGGGAGGGCGAACTTTTCTGTAAAGTGA includes these proteins:
- the LOC122872216 gene encoding cyclin-T2-like isoform X4; this translates as MAVHRGPSTKWLFTREQLENTPSRRCGIEADKELSYRQQAANLIQDIGQRLNVSQLIINTAIVYMHRFYMIHSFTKFHRNIISQTTLFLAAKVEEQPRKLEHVIKIAHACVNPQEPAIDTKSNAFQQQAQELVALETVVLQTLGFEITVDHPHTDVVRCSQLVRVCTSPPSACSTGPQSSRVSASTWPVSGPTGRSPCLQMANTGGSTWTAP
- the LOC122872216 gene encoding cyclin-T2-like isoform X3, which translates into the protein MPSLNNIAAPFSSYQPLDDHSKTCGYDQFSEPLLSDFTLVKHEHKAAGGSSSKHQQLGTNATAFSRPQKVLTLEKYREKHAAELASQNGIKEDSSTDMYAPAPAVSHHHKKRSQPQQAGQSGDSRRDKPSSKKARLPPSFAENGSATSEELKMRIKVSSERHGSEQGGTLPGKDKHKEHSSHRHSKHGHSHAYSLSGNSRGTIDNPSLSLRAPSSHDVSSSGSSRKRPHSDAGNHNHHHSSKSRSSKGGLSSSHYSSESQRLMEHHGHDGTNGMLTSNGQHTDYKDTFDMLDSLLSAQGMNL
- the LOC122872216 gene encoding cyclin-T2-like isoform X1, producing MAVHRGPSTKWLFTREQLENTPSRRCGIEADKELSYRQQAANLIQDIGQRLNVSQLIINTAIVYMHRFYMIHSFTKFHRNIISQTTLFLAAKVEEQPRKLEHVIKIAHACVNPQEPAIDTKSNAFQQQAQELVALETVVLQTLGFEITVDHPHTDVVRCSQLVRASKDLAQTSYFMATNSLHLTTFCLQYRPTVVACVCIHLACKWSNWEIPVSTDGKHWWEYVDRTVTLQLLDELTHEFLQILEKTPSRLKRIRNWRAIQAAKKPKTEGSSVDSAFQGTSLDGLPGVTNSFFPSTSASDSDMPSLNNIAAPFSSYQPLDDHSKTCGYDQFSEPLLSDFTLVKHEHKAAGGSSSKHQQLGTNATAFSRPQKVLTLEKYREKHAAELASQNGIKEDSSTDMYAPAPAVSHHHKKRSQPQQAGQSGDSRRDKPSSKKARLPPSFAENGSATSEELKMRIKVSSERHGSEQGGTLPGKDKHKEHSSHRHSKHGHSHAYSLSGNSRGTIDNPSLSLRAPSSHDVSSSGSSRKRPHSDAGNHNHHHSSKSRSSKGGLSSSHYSSESQRLMEHHGHDGTNGMLTSNGQHTDYKDTFDMLDSLLSAQGMNL
- the LOC122872216 gene encoding cyclin-T2-like isoform X2; amino-acid sequence: MATNSLHLTTFCLQYRPTVVACVCIHLACKWSNWEIPVSTDGKHWWEYVDRTVTLQLLDELTHEFLQILEKTPSRLKRIRNWRAIQAAKKPKTEGSSVDSAFQGTSLDGLPGVTNSFFPSTSASDSDMPSLNNIAAPFSSYQPLDDHSKTCGYDQFSEPLLSDFTLVKHEHKAAGGSSSKHQQLGTNATAFSRPQKVLTLEKYREKHAAELASQNGIKEDSSTDMYAPAPAVSHHHKKRSQPQQAGQSGDSRRDKPSSKKARLPPSFAENGSATSEELKMRIKVSSERHGSEQGGTLPGKDKHKEHSSHRHSKHGHSHAYSLSGNSRGTIDNPSLSLRAPSSHDVSSSGSSRKRPHSDAGNHNHHHSSKSRSSKGGLSSSHYSSESQRLMEHHGHDGTNGMLTSNGQHTDYKDTFDMLDSLLSAQGMNL
- the LOC122872216 gene encoding cyclin-T2-like isoform X5; the encoded protein is MAVHRGPSTKWLFTREQLENTPSRRCGIEADKELSYRQQAANLIQDIGQRLNVSQLIINTAIVYMHRFYMIHSFTKFHRNIISQTTLFLAAKVEEQPRKLEHVIKIAHACVNPQEPAIDTKSNAFQQQAQELVALETVVLQTLGFEITVDHPHTDVVRCSQLVRASKDLAQTSYFMATNRDC